TGCTGTTTGACTGCCATGGTGGAGTAGGCGATGGCCACGCACCAGGCGATATTGCACCATTCCATGGTGCGGCCCAATCGCAGCAGGCGAATGCGCCAGTGCAGCCACAGCCCGGAAAACACCGCGGTGGCCACGTGCAGCGACGGGAAGGCATTGCCGGCGGTATCCACGTTTTTCAGGAAGGCCACGCCAGGATACTGCGCCCAGTCGATATCGGCCGGGGCGATGGCATTGGGCCAGAAATAGAATATCGCCAGCCCGCTCAGGCAGGGTAGTGCCACCTTGACGCCGTAGCTGACAATTTCGCGGCGGCTCAGCATCAATACTGCCGGCAGCGAGACATAAACCCACAGCGACAGGTAAATCGGCAGTGCCCAGGGCTGAAAACCGACCAGGCGGTCAGGCAGCGTGGCAGGGATGATGCTGACCGCGCTGGCCGGGTGCCGCAGCAGGTAGACATAGGCGACAAAAAACACCATGGTGAAGCCCATGGTGCCGAACATCTTGAACCAGAAGTGGGTCAGAATGGTGGCCACAACGCCGGTCTGGCCGGGCGGTTTGCTGATCACTCCCTTGTTCAAATCTGCTCCTTGCTGGTGGTGACCGGGCGGGTGCGGTGGTATGCCGGCGGGGATATTTGTTATACTCCTCGTTTATTTTTCCGCGTCATGTATCGGCTTTGCCGCCGTCAAAACAGCGTGTCATCACGCATTCTGCCGGCGTTTCAAATGGCATGGCGATGATACAGAAACTGCATGATGTTGGCGATTGCCAGCATTTTCATTAAACAATACTCGATTATTATTTCAAATCATGGAACAACCTATTGCGCCGGACCTGGCACTGGAACGTGAAATTGCCGGGCATATCGTTACCGCGCTGAACCTTGACATCGCGCCCGAAGACATTGTTCCCGAGGCGCCGCTGTACGGTGACGAGCTGGGCATCGACTCCATCGACATCCTGGAAATCGCGCTGGTGATGTCCAAGCAGTACGGTGTGCAGATGAAGGCCGACAGCGAAGACAACACCACCATTTTTGCCTCCCTGCGCGCGCTGGCAGCCTATATCCGCGAGCATCGCAGCAAATGACCGGGCTATGGCGCTCCGTGCGCCTGGTGTTGCTGGCCCTGGTGGCCGGGGCCTATCTGGTATTCGACTACCTGGCCTCGTCCTCCAGCCAGCCGCCGCTGTACGCGGTGCTGATCGGCGCCGCGCCGCTCACCATCGGGGTGATCGCCGCCTGCTGGAACTCCGTCTTTCGCCTGCCGGCCATGCTGCTGTGCACGGGCGTGTTGCTGGCGGTGGCGCTGAATATCGACCGCCTGCTGGCGCACGCCGCCTGGCTGTATTTCTTCCAGCACGCCGGCATCATGACCGGCCTTGGCATCATGTTCGGTAGCACCCTGGGCAGCCACGAAGGCGCGCTGTGCTCGCGCATTGCCCGCATCGCCATTGCCGAGCCGCTGGATGCGCGCTACCTGCATTACACCTGGAAGGTCACCCTGGCCTGGACGCTGTATTTCGCCGCCTGCGCTACGGCATCGCTGCTGCTGTTCGCGTTTGCCCCGCTGGCCAGCTGGGCGCTGTTCGCCTCCTTGTTCACCCCGCTGTCGCTGGGGCTGATGTTCGGCGGTGAATACCTGATCCGCCTGCGCGCGCTGCCGGGGCAGCCGCATTTCAGCATCGCCCAGACCATCCAGTCCTATCGCAAATACACGCAGTGCCGGGATACCGCCGAGTAGGCCCGTGCTGCCGAGATTGATTCCGTTCCGTTCATGAGCCTGATACCGCTGCTTCCCGATGCCGAGCGCCATGCGCCTTTTGCCTATCGCCATGGCGAGCTGATCGACCGCGACACCTTCCACGCCCAGGTACTGACCCTGGCTGCCGCATTGCCGGAAGGGCAGCGGGTGATGAACCTGTGTGCCGACCGCTACTGGTTCGCGGTGGCGCTGTTTGCCGCCATCGCCCGCAATATGCTCACCGTGCTGCCCAATTCCGCCGCGCCGGAGCATATCGCCATGGTGGCTGCAGAGCAGCCCGGCGTGCTGGTGCTGGGCGACCAGGCCGACAGCCCGGTGAGCGGGCTGCCGTATTTCCGCGTGGACGTGCCGGCGCCGGCCTTGCGGCCAACCTTGAACGGGATGCCGCTGATCGCCTTCGACCAGCGCATCGCCTGCATGTATACCTCCGGCTCCACCGGCACGCCGATGCCGCATTTCAAGACCTTCGGCCGCCTGCGGCTGGCGATCCTGGCTGGCGCGGAACGGGTGTGGGCGGTGGCCGGTGCGCCGTGCTCGGTGGTGGGCACGGTGCCGATCCGCCACATGTACGGGCTGGAGTCCAGCGTGCTGCTGCCGATTCTGGCTGGCGGGCGCATGTCGTCGCAGATTCCGTTCTTCCCGGCCGACATCGCCGCCAGCCTGGCGGAAATGCCGGCGCCGCGGCTGCTGGTGATCACGCCCTTCCACCTGCGCAAGCTGCTGGAGGCGAACATCGCGCTGCCGGACATCGCGGTGATCCTGTCGGCTACCGCACCGCTGTCCGCCGAGTTGGCCGCACAGGCGCGCCAGCAGCTGGGCTGCCCGGTGCTGGAAATCTACGGCTCCACCGAAACCGGCCAGGTCGCCACCCGCGAAACCGACCGTGACAGCACCTGGCATACCCTGCAGGGCATCACGCTGGAGCTGCGCGACGACGAATTCTGGGCGGTGGGCGAGGTGTATGAGACACCGCAGATGCTCAACGATATGGTGGAGCTGTTCAGCCCGAGCCTGTTCCGGCTGGTGGATCGCAAGGCCAATATGATCAATGTGGCCGGCAAGCGCAGCTCGCTGTCCTTCCTCAACGCCACGCTCACCAGCCTGCCCGGCGTGGTGGACGGCGTGTTCTGCGTGCCGGAGCGCAACACTAGCGGCGAGGTGGAGCGCCTGGCCGCCTTCGTGGTGGCGCCGGGGCTGGACCGCGCCGCCATCCTGGCCGGCCTGCGCCAGTATGTCGATTCGGTGTTCCTGCCGCGCCACGTGGTGTTCATCGACAGCCTGCCGCGCGACGGCAACGGCAAGGTTCTGGCGCGCAGCCTGCAGGAACTGATCGCCCAACATCTACCAAAGCGGGGCTGAACATGATGCGCCTTCCTTTGCCTATCGCCAGCGATCACCCGGCCTATGCCGGCCACTTTCCCGGCCGCCCGGTGCTGCCGGGCGTGGTGTTGCTGGATCACGCCATGCTCACTATCGAAGCGGCCAGCGGGCAGCAACTGGCCGGCCTCTTGGTAGCCAAGTTTCACAGCCCGGTCAGCCCGGGGCAGCTGCTGTGGCTGGAGTTCCGTCTGGACCCGGCGGCAGTGGCGTTCACCATTTTTCATGAACAGCGCAAAGTGGCGGACGGCAAGTTTGCCGTGGCCGAAGGGCGGGCCGGGTGAGTCAGCCCGACGCTTCCAGCGCCCCGGAGTGGATGCAGCAGCGTGAACGCGGCAGCCGCTTCTGGCTGCGCGTCATGTCCACGCTGTCCTGCCTGCTGGGGCGGCGCTGCTCGCGGCTGGTGCTGTACGGCATTGCCGCCTATTTCCTGTTGTTTGGCGGCCGGGCGAGCGCTGCATCGCGCGCCTACCTGACGCGCTGCCTGGGCCGCGCACCAGGCTGGGGCGAGCGCTACCGCCATGTGCTTGGCTTCGCCAGCACCATTCACGACCGCGTCTACCTGCTGCGCGACCGTTTCGACGATTTCAGCATCGAGTTGTCCGGCACAGAGCAGCTGCACGCCTACTGCGACCGCGGCCAGGGCGCCTTGCTGTTCGGCGCTCACCTTGGCAGCTTCGAAGTGCTGCGCAGCATGGCGCGTCATCGCCCAGGGCTGCAGATCAGCATGGCGATGTACCCGGAGAACGCGCGCCAGATCAACCAGGCGCTGCAGGCCATCAACCCGCGCGCGCAGCAGGACATCATCGCGCTGGGCACGCTGGACGCCATGCTGAACGTGCACAACCGGCTGGAAGCGGGCGCGCTGGTGGGCATTCTGGCCGACCGTGCCTCCGGGCCGGACCAATACCTGAGCCGCCCGCTGCTGGGGGCGCCGGCGCGCTTTCCCAGCGGCCCGTTCCGCATGGCGGCGATGCTCAGGCAGCCGGTGTTCTTCATGGCCGGCATCTACCTGGGCGGCAACCGCTACCGGGTGCATTTCGAGCTTTTGGACGATTTTTCCGCTGCCGGGCACCTGCCACGGGAACAACGGTTGGCCGCATTACTCGACAGCTATGTGGCGGCGCTGGAGCGGCACTGCCGCGCCTACCCGTTCAACTGGTTCAACTTTTACGACTTTTGGGATGAAAGCTAGACAGAGCATGCGAGCACCTATCATGAGCAAGACCGTGGCCGCGCTGGCCGTATTGCTGGCAGCCGGCCTGTGCCAGGCCGCCGAACTGAGCGTGGCCGACCTGATGCAGATGCTGGGCCAGAAAAAATCCGGCACC
This Vogesella sp. LIG4 DNA region includes the following protein-coding sequences:
- a CDS encoding phosphatase PAP2 family protein, producing MNKGVISKPPGQTGVVATILTHFWFKMFGTMGFTMVFFVAYVYLLRHPASAVSIIPATLPDRLVGFQPWALPIYLSLWVYVSLPAVLMLSRREIVSYGVKVALPCLSGLAIFYFWPNAIAPADIDWAQYPGVAFLKNVDTAGNAFPSLHVATAVFSGLWLHWRIRLLRLGRTMEWCNIAWCVAIAYSTMAVKQHVALDVVAGTLLGLGTAWLSGLKSHARGNSL
- a CDS encoding phosphopantetheine-binding protein, whose product is MEQPIAPDLALEREIAGHIVTALNLDIAPEDIVPEAPLYGDELGIDSIDILEIALVMSKQYGVQMKADSEDNTTIFASLRALAAYIREHRSK
- a CDS encoding AMP-binding protein, with protein sequence MSLIPLLPDAERHAPFAYRHGELIDRDTFHAQVLTLAAALPEGQRVMNLCADRYWFAVALFAAIARNMLTVLPNSAAPEHIAMVAAEQPGVLVLGDQADSPVSGLPYFRVDVPAPALRPTLNGMPLIAFDQRIACMYTSGSTGTPMPHFKTFGRLRLAILAGAERVWAVAGAPCSVVGTVPIRHMYGLESSVLLPILAGGRMSSQIPFFPADIAASLAEMPAPRLLVITPFHLRKLLEANIALPDIAVILSATAPLSAELAAQARQQLGCPVLEIYGSTETGQVATRETDRDSTWHTLQGITLELRDDEFWAVGEVYETPQMLNDMVELFSPSLFRLVDRKANMINVAGKRSSLSFLNATLTSLPGVVDGVFCVPERNTSGEVERLAAFVVAPGLDRAAILAGLRQYVDSVFLPRHVVFIDSLPRDGNGKVLARSLQELIAQHLPKRG
- a CDS encoding beta-hydroxyacyl-ACP dehydratase, whose translation is MMRLPLPIASDHPAYAGHFPGRPVLPGVVLLDHAMLTIEAASGQQLAGLLVAKFHSPVSPGQLLWLEFRLDPAAVAFTIFHEQRKVADGKFAVAEGRAG
- a CDS encoding acyl-CoA synthetase, whose translation is MSQPDASSAPEWMQQRERGSRFWLRVMSTLSCLLGRRCSRLVLYGIAAYFLLFGGRASAASRAYLTRCLGRAPGWGERYRHVLGFASTIHDRVYLLRDRFDDFSIELSGTEQLHAYCDRGQGALLFGAHLGSFEVLRSMARHRPGLQISMAMYPENARQINQALQAINPRAQQDIIALGTLDAMLNVHNRLEAGALVGILADRASGPDQYLSRPLLGAPARFPSGPFRMAAMLRQPVFFMAGIYLGGNRYRVHFELLDDFSAAGHLPREQRLAALLDSYVAALERHCRAYPFNWFNFYDFWDES